The following nucleotide sequence is from Alteromonas sp. V450.
CTTAAAGCAAGCACTTTAATTTCGCGTAGATCCCATCCTGAAGGAACTTTTATCATGGCGCCAAGCTCTACATGCTTACCTGGTTTGGCGCGCTGCCCGTTATACTGCACCTTTCCCGACTGGACCATATCTCTGGCAATAGCTCGGGTTTTGAAGAAACGAGCAGCCCAAAGCCACTTGTCCAGCCGTACATTTTGTGTTGTATTGTTGCTAACCGATTGACTCATGTAATAATTTCGTAATGGTGTAGCTTTAGTGTTGTGACCCCCACCGTTACTAGGCTATTATGAGGTCGCTAAAGCGCGGTAAACCAAATTAACTATAATATTAAAAAAGCAGTAGCATTAGTGGCAGCATGATATTTAATAAACTCAATCAACACGCTCTGGTTGTTTATGTTAACCAGCACCAGAAGCAACTACATACACTGGTAGTGGTACTGCTCAGCCTTTATTTGATTGCTTTCGCCGCCAAACTTGTCTGGCAAATTATACCCGAACCTCAGCTTTCTGCGACATCCCCAGTAACCGTAAGCCCTGTAATTTCTTCACCATCCGCAGGAAGTGGGGTCAATATTCGTAAAATACAACAGTTAAATTTATTTGGTAACGCGGCGGCAAAACCCATTGAACCCGTTGCACAAGTAACCGATGCGCCAGAAACCAGATTAAACCTAACCTTAACGGGGGTGGTAGCGAGTTCCAACCAAGAAGCAGGGACCGCTATAATCGAGCATCGCGGCAGCCAAGCTGTATATGGCTTGGGAGAAAAAATTGAAGGTACCAATGCTACACTTCAAAGCGTATACAACGACCGTGTAATCATAAAAAACGGGGTTAGAAATGAAACGCTTATGCTTGACGGTATCGATTATGACGAAGCAAACCGTCGTCGCGAAAGGCAAGCTCGCCAGAGCCCCAATTCGAGTAATGAAGAAGACGACGAGCAGGCGGTTTCACTTAGTGAAGAAGCGCTAGAAGCCACCGCAGCATTGCGCCAACGCCCGGCAAGTTTCGCCGACTTTATTTCTATCGCGCCCAAAACTGAAGACGGACAACTCATTGGTTATCAAGTCAGCCCAGGTAAGGATCCTGCACTTTTTCAATCAGCAGGTCTTCAAGCTGGTGACGTTATTACACAAATTAACGGGTTGGACTTGACCGACCTGCAGCAATCCCAAGAAGCATTGTCCGAGCTGCGCAATGCAGAAAATATAGAATTAACGATTATTCGTGATAACAGTCTAACGACGATATATCTCGATTTACCCGAGCAAGAATAACGCTAGAAATATGAGGGTAAATACCACGTATTCAGGAAATCGTGGCTATTGTAGACTGATAACGCTCTAAGAATTAGGAAATGAAGGAAGTTAGAATGAAAAGCCGTACTGGCCACAAATTATTATCTCGCTTGGGCACAGCTATGTGTACGGCACTTCTGTGTTTCTCAGTCACCGCCGCTGAGTACATGCCTAATTTTAAAGATACTGATATCAACGAATTTATAAATATTGTTGGCAAAAATCTTGAGCGAACAATCATTGTCGACCCTAATGTTAGGGGAAAAATTAGCGTACGTAGCTACGACATGTTAAACGAAGATCAGTACTACCAGTTTTTCTTAAATGTGCTTCAAGTGTATGACTTCGCTGTCGTTGAAATGCCAAGTGGAATTTTAAAAGTAGTACGCTCTAAGGATGCGAAAACATCGAATATCCCGGTTGTTGAAGGTGCAAATCGTGACGGTGATGAAATGATCACGCGTGTAGTCCCCGTTTATAACGTGCCAGTACGTGAACTTGCCCCTATTCTACGACAACTTAACGACCAAGCAGGAGGCGGTAACGTTGTCAGCCATGATCCATCAAACGTGATGATGTTGACAGGGCGTGCGGCCGTTGTTAACCGGCTGGTTGAGATAATTGAACGTGTCGATCGTGCGGGTGACGAAGAAGTTGAAATAGTGAAACTGCGCTTTGCATCGGCTTCCGAAATGGTGCGCATTATTGAAAGCATCAATAAATCGCAAGGAAAGGCCAATACTGGCGCCAAGTCTGAGCCTCGTGTTGTTGCCGATGATCGCACTAATTCAGTCATTGTTAGTGGCGACGTAAAAGCGCGACAGCGCCTTATCAACCTAATTCAAAGGATGGATCAAGAACTCGAGACCAACGGCAATACGCGCGTTCTATTTTTAAACTACGCCAAAGCGGAAGATCTCGTTAAAGTACTTCAAGGCGTATCTGCAAGTATTCAAGCCGAGGAACAAGGCAGCGCAAACGGCGTTCGTCGAAGCAGCGCAACCCGTGAAGTCAGCATTGATGCTCATGAGGATTCCAACGCGATTGTCATCACCGCTGAGCCAGACATGATGCGCTCGCTTGAAGACGTTGTACGACAACTCGATATTAGACGTGCTCAAGTACAAGTTGAAGCGATTATCGTTGAAGTATTTGAAGGCGACGGTGCCACGTTGGGTGTACAGTGGATTTCTGAAGAAGGCGGTGGCACTCAATTTAATAACGGCGTAATAGGCGTTGGCTCTCTAGCAGTAGCCTTGCGCCAAGCAGAAGGCCGAGAAACGACGCAAACCAATGTCACGGCTAATGGTGAAGTAGTAGAAACCACCGACACCACCGAACCCAATTTTACGGCACTTACTAGCTTACTTGGGGGCGCAAACGGACTTATTGCAGGCGTAATTGAAAATGGATGGGGCGCCGTCGTTCAAGCGGTCAGCACCGACACTAATTCAAATATCTTGGCGACACCTCACCTCACAACGATGGATAATGAAGAAGCATTTTTCATTGTTGGCCAAGAGGTGCCAATCATCACAGGTACAACGACCGGTGCGAACAACTCTAACCCTTTTCAAACGGTAGACCGTCAAGAAGTAGGGATTAAGCTTAAAGTCACCCCTCAAATAAATGAAGGTGATGCGGTTCAGCTTCTAATCGAGCAAGAAGTGTCGAGTGTGAGTGGAGCTACATCAGTGGATATTTCGATAAATAAACGTGAAATAAAAACAACGGTTATTGTCGATGACGGCGGCACAATTGTACTTGGAGGCTTAATTGACGAAGACGTGCAAGAAAGCGTCTCTAAAGTACCTTTGCTTGGTGATATTCCGTTACTTGGTCATCTATTTAAAAGTACTTCAACAAGTAAGCGAAAGCGCAACCTCATGGTGTTTTTAAAGCCGACCATCGTGCGTGATGGTGCCACTATGAACTCCATTAGCCATCGCAAATACAATTACATTCGCGCCCTACAGCTCAAGCGTCAACAAGAGGGCGTTTCGCTGATGCCGAACACTGAAACACCGAGTATGCCTAAGTGGGACGATAA
It contains:
- the gspC gene encoding type II secretion system protein GspC — translated: MIFNKLNQHALVVYVNQHQKQLHTLVVVLLSLYLIAFAAKLVWQIIPEPQLSATSPVTVSPVISSPSAGSGVNIRKIQQLNLFGNAAAKPIEPVAQVTDAPETRLNLTLTGVVASSNQEAGTAIIEHRGSQAVYGLGEKIEGTNATLQSVYNDRVIIKNGVRNETLMLDGIDYDEANRRRERQARQSPNSSNEEDDEQAVSLSEEALEATAALRQRPASFADFISIAPKTEDGQLIGYQVSPGKDPALFQSAGLQAGDVITQINGLDLTDLQQSQEALSELRNAENIELTIIRDNSLTTIYLDLPEQE
- the hslR gene encoding ribosome-associated heat shock protein Hsp15 encodes the protein MSQSVSNNTTQNVRLDKWLWAARFFKTRAIARDMVQSGKVQYNGQRAKPGKHVELGAMIKVPSGWDLREIKVLALSDKRLSAPLAQNLYEETAQSVTKREENQVARKMNAFHSPKPEHRPDKKQRRQIIKFKQQ
- the gspD gene encoding type II secretion system secretin GspD, which encodes MKSRTGHKLLSRLGTAMCTALLCFSVTAAEYMPNFKDTDINEFINIVGKNLERTIIVDPNVRGKISVRSYDMLNEDQYYQFFLNVLQVYDFAVVEMPSGILKVVRSKDAKTSNIPVVEGANRDGDEMITRVVPVYNVPVRELAPILRQLNDQAGGGNVVSHDPSNVMMLTGRAAVVNRLVEIIERVDRAGDEEVEIVKLRFASASEMVRIIESINKSQGKANTGAKSEPRVVADDRTNSVIVSGDVKARQRLINLIQRMDQELETNGNTRVLFLNYAKAEDLVKVLQGVSASIQAEEQGSANGVRRSSATREVSIDAHEDSNAIVITAEPDMMRSLEDVVRQLDIRRAQVQVEAIIVEVFEGDGATLGVQWISEEGGGTQFNNGVIGVGSLAVALRQAEGRETTQTNVTANGEVVETTDTTEPNFTALTSLLGGANGLIAGVIENGWGAVVQAVSTDTNSNILATPHLTTMDNEEAFFIVGQEVPIITGTTTGANNSNPFQTVDRQEVGIKLKVTPQINEGDAVQLLIEQEVSSVSGATSVDISINKREIKTTVIVDDGGTIVLGGLIDEDVQESVSKVPLLGDIPLLGHLFKSTSTSKRKRNLMVFLKPTIVRDGATMNSISHRKYNYIRALQLKRQQEGVSLMPNTETPSMPKWDDKLSLPPSFEEYLTEKEKLKEGNK